CCAACTCATTTGCTTCTTTTCGTGCACAGAAGGTATGCAGACTTGCGGAGTTCTACCCTAAGGGTACATATTTGGTTCCAAATTTCGGATTTACTCAAGCTTGAAATCCAACTTGATAACTATATTGATGTCACAAGACAAGATGTAAAATGCAATGGCTTCAAAACCCTTGTTGGGCTCCCAAATAAGCTAGTTGACACAAATAGACACAAAGTTTATGATTTTGTTTCTCAAATTGATATTGCTTTTATCGGTGGCAACGACAAGTGTTGAGAGGGCATATTCTACAAAGAATTTAGTCAAAAACAAGCCAAGAAACAAGATGAGTGATAATCTTTTAGATGATTGCCTTGCCGCGTTCATTGAGAGAGATTTTGGATTAAGTAGATGAAGTCCATAACTAATAGAAATCATTGACCAAAAAGTAGTGATGTAATCCTATTTGTTCTTTAAGCTTCTATTTCATACAATTAATCTATTAGTATGTAGTTTGAACTATTTGTATAGTAATTTAATACTTCTTGTGTTACTTATATTTGTAGACCAAATTGTGGGCCAATTTTTATGGTACTTTACCAAATCAGTAAATGGGTTATACTGAATTGCTAATTTAATTTGATCTatgacatgaaaattttggtataGCATACTCCATGGAAAAATCCTAGGTCCCCCACTGCACCGAGCACCAGCCATATTGCGACTAATTACATATTTCTTCGGAAAGTAACGAAAAGGGCCATGTCTTCCCATATGCATACATGGGAAGTAGTACCTGAAGTTTGTTGTCCTTGATGTACGACCAGACACTGAGGAAGAAGGAGATATGTGACATTTGGGACCGGCCTCCGGCGAACTCTCGCAGCTGGGTTGGCAGGTTCACCAGATCCTTCAGCCCCGCAACCTTCTTGGGGCATTCGGTTGCCGCCCGCCTCAGCACCATCTCCCGTCCACCCACTGTGAAGAAGTGTCTCTGGATTTGTAAGAGAGTGTGCTAACCGAACTAATCGAGCCAATCACAGAACGGAACAAATCGGAGCAAATTAACTCATATACCAAGGACAGATTATGTCGAATACATCAAACAGAAACAGGGTTTCATGCACCTGATCAGCACTTGCTGCACTCAGCGGAGGAGTGCGTGACGGGTGAGGGTGGCTCCGGTGGGGAGTTCTGGAGGAGGGGGCGACGCCGGTGTGAAGTACAGGCGCACAGCAGGCACTCGGGGAGGGAGAAGGAGTGCCGCCGCGTTGGGTGGGGAGAAGTGAGCAGTCTGCAGACCTGGatcgggcggcggcggcaaggacaGATTGGAGGATTCGCGTGTGGGGATAGGGCATTCCAGGTGGGATATTTGTCCTGGCCGTGACTCACGGATAGTTGTGAACACGGATAGTTGTGAAAACGGGCGGATACGGACGGATAATAGGTCTTTCCGTATTCTACGCTAATATATTTTAACTGGATTCGGGACCGGATACGGATAGTTAGaaacgggacggatacggatACAGAGACCGGGTATTTATTCGGGCGAATAAGAGACGCATATGGATATTATGTAGCCGGATACATGCGGATAATGAGTACATATCGGATAATGCATACATTGATTATCATTCACTATAATTCAGTTGGTGTATAACTGTATAAAATAGTTATACTCCAATATGACAATATAGCAAAGTTCACATCATACAACACAATAGTCCATCATTACAATATAACAATAAGTTTACTCATACAACACAATAGTCCAACATGACAATATAGCA
This portion of the Zea mays cultivar B73 chromosome 2, Zm-B73-REFERENCE-NAM-5.0, whole genome shotgun sequence genome encodes:
- the LOC100280587 gene encoding uncharacterized protein LOC100280587; the encoded protein is MVLRRAATECPKKVAGLKDLVNLPTQLREFAGGRSQMSHISFFLSVWSYIKDNKLQDPTNKNIVKCDEKLKTVLLGRSKVQLSELPMIVKLHFPKLPK